In Geovibrio ferrireducens, the genomic window TCTTGGGCATTTCCGCCACGAAATAGGGCATTACTACTGGATGCGCCTTATTCAGAACACGCACTGGGAGGCTGAGTTCACCTCTCTTTTCGGCGATCCTTACTGGGATTACGACATCTCCCTGAAAAATTACTATGAAAACGGCCCCAGAGCCGACTGGCAGGAGTACCACATAAGCGCATACGCCAGCATGCACCCCCTTGAGGACTGGGCGGAGACATGGGCGCATTATCTCCACATGAACGATGCCCTTGAAACCGCAGTGTCATTCAACGTGCTTAAGCTTGAGTTCCGCAGGGACAACTTCCGCCAGATTTTCGCCAAATGGATGGAACTGGCAGTGGCAATGAACGCCCTGAACAGAAGCGTGGGCAAGTTTGATGCCTACCCTTTTGTTATCAAACACATGGTCTACAGAAAGCTGGAATTTATCCGCAGAGTGGTTACGGAAGCGAGGGAAAGTGCAGCTCCGGCGGTGTTTTCCGCCTGCGGAAGCAGCGGAGCACCGATTAATTAATCCACAATGTATGCCTTATTTTTAATCAGTTTCATTAAGCTTAATTAATAATTATTCTTAAGTATTGTCAGGTAATGAAATTTTCACGCTATTCGATTTATTTATAAAGGCATATTTCTTGCTTATCCCCATGGAGTTAAATCTGTTCCAAAACGGGGAAAATCAGTATGTCAGTCCAAAATACAGTTACCTATAAAGATGTTCTCATTCCGAAGGAGCTTATGGGGCTCATAAGCTACATGGCAGGGGTCGAGGAGTACAGGGAAGAACTGCGCACTCTCGGCGGTCAGTGGGATCTCTTAAGCATTCTGGGCAAGATAAGCGGCACAGGAACGGACATGACCGGAACCCGCGAGGGCTTCCGCCACCTCACCTGCGAACTCCTCAGCCAGCTTGGGCTTGAGCTTCTGGATAAAACAGTGCGGGAGATAGGCGCAAAGGCGCAGGTTGCAGTGGACATTCTCATAAGAAACCTGTTTGAGCGCACGGCGGATATAGGTTTTCTCGCCACTGACGATGATGTCAGGGAGTACATACTAAAAGCCGAAGAACTGAGAAAGATGCCCGCCGGGGATGAGGAGCAGATAAACCGCACAAGAATCAGGGAGGATATGACTGCCCGCATTCAGGAGCGGTTCGCTGAATATGTTTCCAAATACTCGGTTTATTTCAATATAGTCCTTCTGGACACTGAGGGGAATCTCATTGTTCAGCTTGATAAAAACAACAAAGTAACAAAATCCGCTGATCCGCTGATAAAAGAAGCGCTCACCACTAAGGATGAATTTGTGGAGGTTTTCAGATACTCCGATATTCTGCCCGCACATGAAAAATCGCTTATATATGCATACAGGGTGACAGACGGGGCAAACCTCCGTTATCTGGGTGTTTTATGCCTCTGTTTCAAGTTTCAGGACGAAATGAAGGAGATTTTCCGCAAGCTGAAAACCGGGGACGAGTGGTCGGTAATATCCATACTGGACAGCGAAGGGAAGGTAATAGCCAGTTCTGATCCTTATCAGCTTCCCATAGGCGCTCCGGTTGAAATGGTGAGCGGGGAATCCTACGGCATAGTCAAATTCGCAGGCAGAAAATACATAGCCAAAACATGCCCCACAAAGGGGTATCAGGGTTTCTTCGGCCTTGGCTGGTACGGGCATGTAATGATGCCCATTGAGCATGCGTTTTCATCCTCAAACGGCAGACGCGAAAGCATAGACCGCAGAATAATGGAAGCGGTAATGAGCGATCCCCGCCTCTTCTCCGAGGAGCTCCGCAGCATCCCCATTCAGGCGGACAAGATTCAGGGAGAGCTTGAACGCACGGTATGGAACGGCAATGTAAAAGGGAATGACCCTCGTTCCAAGATACTCCTCTGGAGCGTGTCAGACGCAGGAGCACGCACAAAAAGCGTATTTGAAAAGTCCATAGGCAACCTTCACGAAACAGTAGTGGACTCAATTCTGGGCAATGTGTGGTTCTGGGCGGCTCTGGCGGCGGACATAATGGACAGGAACCTTTATGAGCGCGCCAATGACTGCCGCTGGTGGGCGCTGACCTCAGCATTCCGCCGCATCCTCTCTGCCACGCCCTCCCCTAATTCAGAGGATCGTGCAAAGATAGCCTCCATACTTTCATACATCAACGGCCTTTACACTGTTTACTCAAACCTCTTCGTATATGACGGAACAGGAAAAATAACCGCTGTCTCAAATCAGGCGGATGAATACCTCGTGGGCACAGTGCTCACAAAGGAATGGGCAAGGCAGACTCTGGCACTGAAAGACAGCCAGAAGTACACAGTCTCCCCGTTTTCAGTAACCGAGCTCTATTCTAACAGACATACCTACATCTACGGAGCGGCGATACTCGCACCGGAAAACGGCAGGAAGACAGTTGGCGGAATAGGCATAGTCTTTGACAGCGAGCCTCAGTTCAGGGGAATGCTGAACGATTCCCTGCCTAGAGATGAAAAGGGGCGTATACCGGATGGCTGTTTCGGCGTATTCGCTGACAGGCAGAGGATGGTTATAAGCTCCACAGACCCGGAACTCAAACCCGGCGACATAATATACACCGATAAGGAGCTTTTCAGCCTTCCCGCCGGTGAGGGGACATCAAAAATTGTTGAGTACAACGGTTATTACTACGCAGTCGGTGCGCACACCTCATCAGGCTACAGGGAGTACAAAACGGAAGACGGCTACGTGAATGACGTTATAGGCCTTGTGTTCATGCCCCTTGCCAAAATATCTGACACAGCAGGTGTTAAGGTGCGCAGGCGCGATATGAACATACAGGTTTCCAGCGACAAAACAGGCATGGACTGCCTTGAGGCGGCAACCTTTTTCATAGGCACAAAATGGCTGGGGATCGATGTTAAGCATGTGGTGGAAGCAATTGACCCGGACGGACTGACCCATGTTCCCGGCAACAGGCGCTTTGTCAAGGGGCGCATAATCTATCAGGATGTTCCGCTCCTTGTAGTGGACATACGATCACTTCTTGAAATGCCTGAAAAGGAAATGGATTCTGAAACTCAGATAGTAATACTCACCACAGGAAAGGATAGGTTCGGCCTTGTGGTTGACGCTCTGGGAGAGATACCCGAAGTCCCCAACTCAAGGGTGGACAGGAGCGAGCACATACTTGAAAATTCAAAATATACCGACTGTATAGTGAAGCCTGACCCGAAATCAGGCCAGAAGGAGATGCTGCTTGTGCTTAAACCGGACGGCATAATAGCCGCACTGCGTGATATGCTCTAGCCGCTTTTTTCGCTGTCAGGGTTCATGCGCGAGGGGATGTAGACAATAAAGTCCGTCCCCTTCCCTTTCACGGAGTTCACCTCTATACGCCCGTGGTGCTTATCTATGGCTTCTCTTGCTATTATGAGCCCAAGACCTGTGCCCTTGTTCTTCGTGGTGAAAAACGGGGTGAACAGCCTCTCCAGCACCTGCTCCTCCATTCCGGGGCCGGAGTCGGAGATAACTATGCGGAGCATGGAACAGGCCTTATCCATCTCCTTGTCCATATACTTTATGGTGGGGTCGATGGAGATCTCCACCTCAATATCCCCTTCCGCCTGCGCCTCGCAGGCGTTTTTGAGTATATTGGACAATGCCATGAACAGCTTTTCCCTGTCTGCCTTAATTGTTCTCAGGTTGCGCAGAACACGGAAGCGGAGTTCTATGCGGGAGTAAACAATTTTTATTCCGTCCCTCAGTTCGCTTATGAAGCTTTCAACATCTATTTCATCAAACTTCACAGTCATTTCACTGAGCATGTGTATGTTGCCGAGGATAGATTTTATCCTGCCGCTCTCTTTCTGTATGATCCCTGCGCATTTCTCGATGTACTCATTCTTAGCCTTGGCGGCTATGATCTGCGCTGTGCCGTCTATGACTGTCAGGGGGTTTTTTATCTCATGCTGAAGTGAGGATATATCCATAATATCCCCAAGGGGCTGGTTGAACTCGTCAAGTGCTATCACAAAAAATTCGTAATCCTTGCGGGAGGAGATCACCTTTATCCCGTAAGTCCCTCTTGGAGTTTTGAAAACAAGGTTATCCCCGTTTATTTTGCCCAGAAGGAACTCACCGAACCTTCGTATGCCGAAGGCGGACATCTCATCCATGAGCAGTTCCGCCTGAAAATTCGCTGACTTCACCTTCCCCTCCCTTGAAACAGAAAAGAAAGCGAAAGGCACATCCTCGAATTTTTTGTGGGGAGTCATCACTCTGTCACATCGTATGGCTCGAAGCTGAAATCCGTGGCGTAGCTGTCCGTGATTTTATGGGTTCCTGTATCGACTTTGTAATACATAACGTTATCTGCAACAGGGAAAACGGCATAAGGAAACTGACGCAGTGATCTGTTCATGTAGTCCACCCACGCAGGCAAAGCTGCGCTGGCTCCTGCCATTGAGTGGCCTATGGCTTTGAAATCGTCAAACCCGATCCATACACCGCTCACAACATTGGGAAGATAGCCCACAAACCACGCATCCTTAAAATCGTTGGTAGTGCCTGTTTTGCCGCCTGTGGGTCTGTGGAGGATGCGTGCTCTTTTGCCTGTACCCTGCTCCACGACATTTTCCATAATCTCTGTCATTATCTGCGCTGTTTCGGGCTTGATAACGTCTGTTTTGCCTGAGGGTTTATATTCCCTGATCAGCTTTCCCCTGCCGTCCTCTATTTTTGTCACATAGTAAGGCTGAACCCTGTATCCAAGGTTGGGAAAAACGCTGAATGCGTAAACCATTTCAATGAGCGGAGCGGAACCGGAGCCTATGCTGATGGAAAGATCCCTCGCGAGGTGTTCCGTCATTCCGAATTTTTTAGCGTATGAAAGTATTGTGCCTATGCCTATTTTCTCGGCTATTTTGATTGTCACAACGTTTCTGGACTGTGTGAGCGCTTCCTTAAGTGTGGTCAGTCCGTAAAATCTGCCGGAGTAGTTTTCGGGCTTCCAGTACTCACCCTCTTCCTCCATGGGCTTTACCACAGGGGCATCATAGGTTTCCGTCATTACGTTATAGCCGTTCTCAAGTGCGGCGGAATAGACTATGGGCTTGAAGAGACTGCCCACCTGACGTTTCGCCTGAACAGCCCTGTTGAACATGGATTTTGAATATTCAAACCCGCCTGTGACAGCGAGGATCGCCCCTGTGTCCGGTTCGATCGAGATCAGCGCACTCTCCAGATCAGGGTCGGTCTCTATTTCGTAATAGCCGTTCTCCCTGTTCAGCACTGAAACAAAGATAACGGAGTTTTTCTTTATGATAGTGGCGAAATCCGTAAGGCGCGAATAACTTCCGCCTCTGGGTCTTGCCCACTTATTGTCATTGAGGCGGAGAATGCCTTTTGAACGGTCAGCCAGAAGTATTTCCGCCTGATTTTTCTCGACCTTGGTCACAAGCGCACGCTGAAAGCCCATGGAAAGGATATACGGCCTCTCCTCTTTAAGGATTTCATCAAGCCTTGCCTTGCGTTCCTCTGTGCTTTCACCGCTCTTTTCTTCAAACAGGGCTATGTCGCCGGAGTAGCCAAGCTCCTTATTAAGACGGAGAATATTGCTTTTGATGGCTGTTTCGGCATTTTTCTGCAAATCAAGATCCAGAGTTGTGTAAACCCTGTAGCCGCCGTTTTCCGGCTCCTCGTCATCAAGCTCGTCCTTGATGAATTTCACAACCATGTCAGTAAAATAACCGGCGTATGAGTTTTTCGGCTTTATCCTGTCTATGATCCTGACCTTTTCGTCTGCGGCTTTTCTGTAAACATCCTCTGTCACGTAGCCCGTTTCAAAAAGCCTGTAGAGAACATGGTTTCTGCGGCTCACTGCCTTTTCCATGCTGATATGCGGAGCGTAAATTCCCGGTGCTTTGGGGATTCCGGCTATCATAGCCGCCTCGGCCAGAGTGAGCTCGGAAGCTTTTTTGCCGAAGTAGTTCGCGGCTGCGGCCTCAACGCCGTATGCACCCCTGCCGAAATACACCTGATTGAGATACATTTCCAGTATCTCCTCCTTTTCAAGAAAGTTATCAAGGCGGTAGGCGAGGATTGCCTCTTTTATTTTACGCTTAAGCTTTTTCTCAGGAGTGAGATAGATTATCTTCACAAGCTGCTGGGTGAGCGTACTGCCCCCTTCAACAACCCTTCCTGCCTTCACGTTGGATACAAAGGCACGCATAATGCCCATCATATCCACGCCGCCGTGTTCAAAGAATCTGGCATCCTCAACTGCAACAACCGCCTGCCACATGTAGTCCGGCATTTCCTTTATGGATATGGGATAACGTCTTTCCGTACCCAGTTCTGCGATGGGGTCGCCGTTGCGGTCATATATTATTGTGGGTCTGTCGTACTGAAAATCCTTAAGCTGTTCAACGGACGGAAGCTGACGGCTGAGTATGTATATATAACCCAGAACGCTGCCGAAGGTGAAAAGCATAATAAAAAGCGCCGCGCCTATGATAAGGTACAAAGGCTTGGTGTTTCTTATAAACTGTCTTATTGTCTCTATCATTTTTTCACACTGTACTCAAAGAGCATGTCACGGAGCTTAGCCGCTTTTTCAAACTCCAATGCCTCTGCGTATTCCTGCATTTTTTTCTTAAGTTCGGCTATGTCTTTCTCTTTATTGCCCGTCAATCTTATACCATCCTCATCAGGCAGATCAACAGTTACATAGTCTTTTTCGTAGATGCTTTCCATTATATCGGAGATTTCGTTCCGTATGGTTTCGGGGGTTATGCCGTGCTCCTCGTTATAGGCAAGCTGCTTCTGCCTTCTGCGTTCGGTCTCCTCCATGGCGGACTGCATGCTGGGGGTTATCCTGTCCGCATAGAAGATAGCTCTGCCGTTCACGTTTCTTGCGGCACGGCCTATGGTCTGTATCAGGGAGCGCTCGGAACGCAGGAAGCCTTCCCTGTCCGCATCGAGTACAGCCACAAGGCTTACCTCCGGTATGTCAAGCCCTTCTCTAAGAAGGTTTATACCCACCAGAACATCAAACTTGCCCAGACGCAGGTTGCGGATAATCTTGATCCTCTCCAGCGTGTCTATCTCGGAGTGCAGGTATTCCACACGTACACCCACTTCCTGATAATATTTCGTGAGCTCTTCGGCCATGCGCTTCGTCAGGGTGGTGACAAGCACACGCTCGCCGTTTGCAGTTATCTTCTGAATCTCCGCCAGAAGGTCGTCCACCTGTGTTTTGGCGGAGCGAAGCTCAATCACAGGGTCTATGAGCCCCGTGGGGCGGATTATCTGCTCCGCAACTATCCCTTTTGAATCATTAAGCTCATAGTCCGCCGGAGTGGCGCTCACGTACATGACACGGTTTACCGCGCTGCGGAACTCCTCAAACTTAAGCGGACGGTTATCCAGAGCAGCAGGAAGGCGGAAACCGAACTCCACCAGGGTGGTCTTGCGAGATCTGTCGCCGTTGTACATGCCGCGGACCTGCGGAACGGTTATGTGCGATTCGTCTATGATGACAAGAGCATCCTTCGGCAGATAGCTCAGCAGAGTTGGCGGAGCCTCGCCGGTTGTGCGACCTTCAAAAAAGCGTGAGTAGTTTTCTATGCCGTTGCAGTAGCCCGTCTCCATTATCATTTCTATGTCATACATAGTGCGCTGGGTGAGCCTCTGCGCTTCAAGGAGACGGTTGTTCTCTTCAAGAAAGCGGCAGCGCTCCAGAAGTTCGTTTCTTATGTTCTTTACCGCATCTTCCCTTGTTATTTTATGGGTCACATAGTGCGTGGCGGGATAAACGGCAAGCTTCGGGCGCTCCCTTATGGTTTTGCCGGTAACAGGGTCAAACTCCGAAAGCCTGTCCACCTCATCCCCGAAAAACTCTATGCGGTAAGCCACCGAGTCCTCATGGGCGGGGAAAACCTCTAGGGTGTCCCCCTTAAGGCGGTATGTTCCCCTGTGGAAGTCATAGTCATTGCGCTCGTACTGGATCTCCACAAGCTTCTCCAGCACCTCCTCCATGTCGGCGGGTTCGCCTGTTTCAAGAACAACAAGCATCCCGCTGTAGGCCTCCGGCGAACCGAGACCGTATATGCAGGAAACACTGGCGACGATTATTACATCGCGCCTCTCAAGCAGGCTTCTTGTGGCGGAGTGGCGGAGCTTGTCTATCTCCTCATTGATGGAGGAATCCTTCTCGATGTAGGTATCGCTGGAGGGGACATAGGCTTCCGGCTGGTAATAGTCGTAATAACTGACAAAATACTCAACGGCGTTTTCAGGGAAAAATTTCTTAAACTCGCCGTAAAGCTGCGCCGCCAGAGTCTTATTGTGCGCTATTATCAGCGCTGGAACATTAAGACGCTGGATAACATTGGCCATTGTGTACGTCTTGCCGGAACCGGTAACACCCAGAAGAACCTGAGCATCCGCACCGTCGCGGAAATTCTCCGTAAGCTGGTCTATGGCGGCGGGCTGATCCCCCGCCGGAAGATAATCGGAATTAAGTTTAAAACTCATGAAAGTTATTCTATATTTTTTTAGCGTCTGTACAATGGATAATTAGTATCTCCGGAGATAAAAGCTTGATTTTTTCATCATACGGTAATATTCATTTTGTTTCGGAAGAATAAAAAGCAGGGCGCTGAAAGGTGTCCTGAAACTTTTATGAAGGTGACAGAAATGCCTATTTACGAGTACAGATGCAGGTCATGCGGAAAAGTTACAGAAATGATGGAAAGCATCACAAGCGTTGAGAAAGTAAAGGAATGTCCCGCCTGTAAGGGTGAGGCGGAAAGGATCATGTCCGTGAGCGGCTTTCAGCTTAAGGGCGGCGGATGGCATGATCAGGGGTATTCAAAAAGCCCGTCATGCGCATCAGCAGATTCGGCTTCGCCTAAGTGCGCCTCCTGCCCTGCCGCAGCGGGTAAATAGAACAACCGGAGCAGCGCCCGCGTAATCAGGTGGGCGCACTGTTATTATATCAGCCTGCGGTTCCGCCGCCGGCTTTGTGAACAGAGTTGATATAATCCCCAAGGATGCTGTCAGTCTTGCTTATGTGGTGCGCAAGCCAGTCCTGCATTTTTCTCTGAAGAGTCAGAGGAAGGGAGACAGAGTAGCCTTTTGAGAAGTAGATGTCTTTTATCTCCTCAAAATCAGCCTTGAATTTTTTGTGCTGAATGATGTGGAACTCCATGTCGTGATAGTTGTTTTCACGCATGAATTCCTCTTCCCTCGGAAGATATTTGAGTATATGAAGCTCAACAAAACGCATGGTTTTACGGATTTCTTCCTTACCCTCGCCGTTTTTCATAGCTTCGAGCAGACGGTTCATGGCGGCGACAAAAAAGCTGTGCTGCTGATCCATGAACTCTATTCCCGTGATAAAACCGTTCCCCTTTTTAATCATGGATATTCCCTGTCTAGTATTGAATTTGATAATAATCAGTTTTACAACAAGACGAAAACGAACACAATCTTTATTCGGAGAAAATTTTTAATATTTTTCAGACCCGTTATGCAACAGGCGGTTGCGAGATAAAGACAGGTTTTTCCTCCGGCTTGCCGTAAAAATATCCCTGACCGTAATCCACGCCGAGAAGCGTTATCTCACGGGCTATGGTCTCGTTGAAAATAAACTCCGCCACAGTCTTCATACCTGAATGTCTGGCGAGGGAAACTATGGAGGCTATGATCTCTCTGGAAGATTCATCCTCCTCCACCCTTTTAACGATAGATGCGTCTATCTTGAGGTAGTCCGCCCGGATGTTCATGAGGTAGTCAAAGTTTGAAAAACCCGCTCCGAAGTCATCTATGGAGATCTTCGCCCCGCCTGATTTGAATTTTTCAAATATTCTGTTTGTTTCATCTATACTTACAAGCTCCTGAGACTCAACAATCTCAATAACAAGCCTGCCCAGCACGCCGTTGTTTTTTGCCACGGTGAAGAGATAGTCCATAGTATCACGGTCGAAAATATCCTCAACGGACAGATTTATGGAAAACTGGTACGGCAGGTTCTTGAACACCGCAACGGACTTTTCTATCACGCGGGCTGTAAGCCTTGGGTACATATTGGTTTTCTTGGATATGTCAAGAAACTTAGCAGGGCTTATCACATCCCCGTTCTCGTCAATTATCCTCATAAGGCATTCATACTTTTCGCTGTCCCCGCTCTTAAGGTCTATTATCGGCTGATAATAGGCTGTTACGCGGTCATTTTTCAGCGCATCGGAAACCTTGCGGATTATCTCAAGGTTTTCCTCAAAATCGGCAATGATCCTGTTATCTGCCTGAGAATAAACAAGAATATCCTGTTTGAGCTTTTTGGCTCCGTTCAGTGCCATGTCAGCATAAGCCAGAAGATTATCCTTATCCGCGGCTATCCCCGCAGTGAAGTAAATCATCTTATCCTCACCGTGGCGTTCCTGAAGAATGGAACCCACCCTGCGCATGGCGGAGGCTATCTTCTCCTTAAACACGAGTATATCCGCATTGTCGGCCAGTATTCCGAACTTGTCCGAGTGAAGTCTGTAAACCGAGTAGCCGGAAAGCGCCGGGCAAGCCACAAACTCTCTGGCGGTTTCTATCAGAATACGGTCGGCAAAATGATTGCCGAAAAACTCGTTTATCTGCTTGAAACCCCTTATATCCAGAATGGCAAGCACAGGGTATTCGATCGGTTCGGCATCGTTTATAAGCTTGACCCTGCTTCCCAGCCCCGTAAGGCTGTCGCTGTTGAAAAGCTCCTCAATCCTGTTGCGGTTTTCCACAAGCTCGGTAATGTCATTGGCGCAGGCGATATATTCGATAACCTCGCCTGATTCGTTAAGGATGGGCGCTATTGTCGCACTTATGTAAAAGCTTTCCCCGTCTTTTCTCCTGTTTCTCAGAACACCTTTCCACACTCTGCCCTTGGTTATTGTTCCCCAGAGATCCTTGAAGTTTTCTATGGGTGTTGTGGGGTGCTTGATTATGTTATGCCTGTTGCCGATCAGCTCATCCCTGCTGTAGCCGCTTATTTCGCAGAATTTATCATTAACATATGTCATAACGCCGAACTCATCGGTTATTGTTACCACCGAGCTCTTATCAAGGATCGATTTGTACTGCTCAAGGAGGTTTCTGTGCCCCTCCTGCTTTCTTTCAAGCCTGCGGATCATCCTGTAAATCAATATGCCTGAGATTATCACCGCAATGAAGAGATATGAAATCACCCTTTTAACCTCTTCCAGATCAGCCTTAACAAGCTTTTCTATAAGCTGGCGCTCCTCTTCGAGCTGTTTTTCAAGGTCGCTGAAATAAAAGCCTGTGCCGATAACCCAGCCCCACGGCTTGTACTCTGTGACATAGGTCATCTTCCGTTCAGGGATCACTGTGTCCGGCCTGGGCCAGAAGTATTCCACAAATCCACCGCCGCTCTTCACTATTTTATCTATTTCCTGAAAAATGTACTGCCCGTCCCTTGAGCGCATATTTTTCAGATTTTTCCCTTCAAGCTCAGGAGTGACAGGATGCACAACCGCCTGAAAATCCATGGTATTTACCCAGAAATAACCAACGCCGTCTCTGCCGTAGCGTTCACGGCGGATGGAGTTCTTAACCCTCTCCTTAGCCTCCTCCTCCGCACTCTCCACAGTAAAAGAGCTTCCTATAAACAGAGGGGAATCCTTCAGCTTCTGCACATAGCCAATCTTTCTGCCGCCGCTGCTGGATAAGTTATCCTGAATCATGTATGAGCCGAATCCGCCACCGCTGTCCCTTAATTCAGAGAGAATAGCCTTCATCTCCGATCCGCCTTTGAGAATCTCCATTATGTTCCTGCCGATGAAGCTTTTATCCTCTTCGTGGTAAATTACTTTTCCGTCTTCTGCCACTATGAAGAAACGGTCTGAATCATCCGCGCCTTTGAAAGCGGAGATCATCCTGCCGAAGTCCGCACTTCTGTATGAACCGCCGCGGGAGAGGCTCAGACTGACATATTCCGCCGCTGAGGAAACCTTAAGCGCGACAGAGGACTTTTTCCTCTCCATGTTGTTTTCCCTTATGGCATCCATTCGCTTTATCATCCGCTCAACTTCGTTCTTCACTTCTTCCTGACTGTTTTCCACAAACCTTTTTTCCAGCAGAGCGGCGCGTTCCATGTAATCGTTCTTGGAGTTGGCATTCACAAAATACATGACAACCGCAGAAAAAATCATCGCGGTGGAGAGGGAGGCAAATAAACTGAGCAGCGAAGCGCTGTATTTAAAAGCGGACATTTATGCACCTTCAAATAATAGTTCAAAAAAAATAATTCCTATATTGTAACTATTATTTTAACAAATAACAATCTTTCCTCTTGTATTTTTGTTCGCCGGATAATAATTTATTGACCTGCGGAGAAAACTGGAATGGCAAATTTAGCTACAAACAAAAAAGCATTTTTTGACTACGAGATAATTGAGAAGTTTGAGGCGGGTCTCGTTCTTCAGGGAACTGAGGTCAAATCCGCAAAGGGCGGAAATGTAAACCTCAAGGACTCTTTTGTAAAAATCATCGGTGAAGAAATGCACCTGATCAACTGCCATATCTCCGAGTATAAACAGGGGAACATCGCTAACCATGAGCCTACACGCTCACGCAAGCTGCTGCTTCATAAGAAAGAAATTACACGTCTCATCGGCAAGATGAACGAAAAGGGGCTCTCTGTGGTTCCCTTAAGCATCTATCTCAACTCCCGCAACCTTATCAAGGCAGAAATAGCGCTCGTTAAAGGCAAAAAAAGCCACGATAAGCGGCAGGTTATCAAAGAACGCGACCTGCAAAGGGAAATTAGCAGAGAATTTAAGATCAGATAACCCCACCTTCTCAGTCCATAATACCTTTTATTCAAGATACTTAGGTATCGTCATAATTTAATACATAATTTATCTCATTTTTCCCATTGACGAACTTTCCATACGGATTATGTTTGTATGTACAAGCAAGGAGAACGCAATGGAAGGTCATACGCCTACAAAATGTCTTTATGCAGCGAGTATGGGATTTGCAAGGCAAATATCAAAGCTCGCCGAGGAGTGTTTCTCAAAGACAGGAATGCACCCTTCGCAGGCTTTTCTCCTTATGCTGACTGCAGACGAACCGGGCATAAGCCCCACCAGGGCTGCTGAACTGCTGGCACTCGCCCCATCCACCATAACCCGTTTCGCGGATGGTCTGGAGAGAAAAGGCTATATAACAAGAGACAGATGC contains:
- a CDS encoding FmdB family zinc ribbon protein, encoding MPIYEYRCRSCGKVTEMMESITSVEKVKECPACKGEAERIMSVSGFQLKGGGWHDQGYSKSPSCASADSASPKCASCPAAAGK
- a CDS encoding bacteriohemerythrin; amino-acid sequence: MIKKGNGFITGIEFMDQQHSFFVAAMNRLLEAMKNGEGKEEIRKTMRFVELHILKYLPREEEFMRENNYHDMEFHIIQHKKFKADFEEIKDIYFSKGYSVSLPLTLQRKMQDWLAHHISKTDSILGDYINSVHKAGGGTAG
- a CDS encoding cache domain-containing protein, whose translation is MSAFKYSASLLSLFASLSTAMIFSAVVMYFVNANSKNDYMERAALLEKRFVENSQEEVKNEVERMIKRMDAIRENNMERKKSSVALKVSSAAEYVSLSLSRGGSYRSADFGRMISAFKGADDSDRFFIVAEDGKVIYHEEDKSFIGRNIMEILKGGSEMKAILSELRDSGGGFGSYMIQDNLSSSGGRKIGYVQKLKDSPLFIGSSFTVESAEEEAKERVKNSIRRERYGRDGVGYFWVNTMDFQAVVHPVTPELEGKNLKNMRSRDGQYIFQEIDKIVKSGGGFVEYFWPRPDTVIPERKMTYVTEYKPWGWVIGTGFYFSDLEKQLEEERQLIEKLVKADLEEVKRVISYLFIAVIISGILIYRMIRRLERKQEGHRNLLEQYKSILDKSSVVTITDEFGVMTYVNDKFCEISGYSRDELIGNRHNIIKHPTTPIENFKDLWGTITKGRVWKGVLRNRRKDGESFYISATIAPILNESGEVIEYIACANDITELVENRNRIEELFNSDSLTGLGSRVKLINDAEPIEYPVLAILDIRGFKQINEFFGNHFADRILIETAREFVACPALSGYSVYRLHSDKFGILADNADILVFKEKIASAMRRVGSILQERHGEDKMIYFTAGIAADKDNLLAYADMALNGAKKLKQDILVYSQADNRIIADFEENLEIIRKVSDALKNDRVTAYYQPIIDLKSGDSEKYECLMRIIDENGDVISPAKFLDISKKTNMYPRLTARVIEKSVAVFKNLPYQFSINLSVEDIFDRDTMDYLFTVAKNNGVLGRLVIEIVESQELVSIDETNRIFEKFKSGGAKISIDDFGAGFSNFDYLMNIRADYLKIDASIVKRVEEDESSREIIASIVSLARHSGMKTVAEFIFNETIAREITLLGVDYGQGYFYGKPEEKPVFISQPPVA
- the smpB gene encoding SsrA-binding protein SmpB, whose translation is MANLATNKKAFFDYEIIEKFEAGLVLQGTEVKSAKGGNVNLKDSFVKIIGEEMHLINCHISEYKQGNIANHEPTRSRKLLLHKKEITRLIGKMNEKGLSVVPLSIYLNSRNLIKAEIALVKGKKSHDKRQVIKERDLQREISREFKIR
- a CDS encoding MarR family winged helix-turn-helix transcriptional regulator — translated: MEGHTPTKCLYAASMGFARQISKLAEECFSKTGMHPSQAFLLMLTADEPGISPTRAAELLALAPSTITRFADGLERKGYITRDRCGKNAEMYATDKGREMTKKITEASLKLYELFSEKLGKDEADSLAQLIGEAAEKMR